The nucleotide sequence AGAAAACTCCAAGAGCTTGATAAAGCGCAGGACTTACCTTCTTTAATATCAGCTCAACCATTTGCACTAAGGCTGCGATAACAAGAATGTAAATAACAGTCTGTAAAAAATCAATCTTGAGTGGAACTAAAATATAGTTCTGAATCAAATATGTAACAATTGTTGCAAGCGTCATAACAAATAAAACTGCTGCCCCCATTCCAACGGCTGTTGACAACTTCTTTGAAACACCTAGAAAAGGACAAATCCCTAAAAACTGCGCTAAAACAATATTGTTCACAAGAACTGCGGAAATAATGATTAAAATATATTGCATTATTTAGTTCCCTTGTTAAGTCGATTAACTAAAGCAATCAAATACCCTAAAACGATAAACGCACCTGGAGCCATCGCAAAAACAAGAATGCCATCGCTTGTAAGAAATTTAAATCCAAAAATTGATCCTGCACCTAAAGCTTCTCGAATAGCACCTAAAAGAGTAACAGCAAAAGTAAAGCCAAGCCCCATACCAAGACCATCTATAATTGAACTGAAAATATTATTCTTAGAAGCAAAGGCTTCAGCGCGTCCCAGAACAATGCAGTTAACAACAATCAACGGAATAAAGATTCCAAGTTGTGCGTGTAATGCCGGTAAGTATCCGGCCATAACGAGATCTACGACAGTAACAAATGAAGCAATAACAACAATAAAAGATGGAATGCGAACCTTATCGGGAATTAGATCTTTTATTAAGGAAATAACAAGGTTTGACATAACCAAAACAAATGCAGTGGCAATCCCCATGCCAAGGCCGTTCATCGCAGATGTTGTAACACCCAAAGTTGGACAAAGTCCTAAAAGTAAAACAAAAACGGGGTTTTCTTTTAAAAATCCTTTAATAAAATTTTGCCACTGATTCATTTCTTAATTTCCTGTAAATATATTTCATATGCACGCTGAACCGCATCACAAAAAGCACGAGAACTAATTGTTGCCGCCGTAATGGCGTCAACATCTCCCCCGTCTTGCTTAACCTTGAGGGTAAAACGGTCAAGATTCTTTCCGTTAAATTGATCAGAAAAATTTGATTTGCTTTTTTGAATCTTA is from Candidatus Omnitrophota bacterium and encodes:
- a CDS encoding electron transport complex subunit E, producing the protein MNQWQNFIKGFLKENPVFVLLLGLCPTLGVTTSAMNGLGMGIATAFVLVMSNLVISLIKDLIPDKVRIPSFIVVIASFVTVVDLVMAGYLPALHAQLGIFIPLIVVNCIVLGRAEAFASKNNIFSSIIDGLGMGLGFTFAVTLLGAIREALGAGSIFGFKFLTSDGILVFAMAPGAFIVLGYLIALVNRLNKGTK
- the rsxA gene encoding electron transport complex subunit RsxA; the encoded protein is MQYILIIISAVLVNNIVLAQFLGICPFLGVSKKLSTAVGMGAAVLFVMTLATIVTYLIQNYILVPLKIDFLQTVIYILVIAALVQMVELILKKVSPALYQALGVFLPLITTNCTILGVAILVVRKDYNLMESTVFAIANAIGFTLAIVIFSSIRERLELLDIPESMKGVPISLIVAGLLALAFMGFANIV